In Macrobrachium rosenbergii isolate ZJJX-2024 chromosome 47, ASM4041242v1, whole genome shotgun sequence, the following are encoded in one genomic region:
- the LOC136830715 gene encoding serine-rich adhesin for platelets-like, giving the protein MGDSVSESSRASSWTRDEFEYVDEVRLGLGKKESSKDSLVSTDNEEAVSAAVSLVVGSLRHGVVSLCASVAHILRENTKLQQRLTDLEKHRLNLENNISGTASVNGSCSVHSQSPNLQESLVTQRCGSAPASFIASGLKFLRSDYQSNVTSAQDGGSRHCDGNSDCRAVREPGKGECRTSSISMPEAHSSLVPKLINNDKKTSFSRGSVQASTRSLNICQSLPASSFVRRKYSTISLRRVRRSTTNRQKASSICSTSSIYSYMSCTNSDEHRRSSNNSSCIITVAEIHTPPGQRVAENKEGEAVKLLARTLTSVLQSDVNNQDASRNESEMDEVNCPSASGFNNSNKELSLPHPLAGCECVICCHLTADPTCQLYALTTEGGSLLPPGSTILVEGERVGTVLYLGHERYVTFNQSAVSPIAVEALLAHAGYMRPVGITMKLWAPDHGEIFVPLSAVICQLDENLDLPRKESWSSFEYEYVDEDSDEELHSELQNNVYSKEGISSGLCVQSNEPLDMSPKVKNTVNRNEELPYDHYFSRSPSVSSCCSVISHSLGDLSVYGLECEDVEFDKELTCCIDDSTSSDCIDSTGDLGTECIPGKFTDAKEILSSQESILNTTFTKKATDEDSNEIQGFHGSLYDTCDSAISLSFTRRHQYSEDNSGPSSVTETGRESPHFGDTWDSGCSVGRSRCRSGSSGHCSDSESENHRLGHTFARSLGDALNMVLEKHNIQRNWDFENDMNGEGNTNMNVNTDLSRNCEKSERVQELQDFSLDTSSLSSPKLQIRESIPGQSEV; this is encoded by the exons atgggagattcCGTCTCGGAGTCCTCCAGGGCTAGCAGTTGGACCCGCGACGAATTCGAATATGTGGACGAAGTGCGCTTAGGCCTCGGGAAGAAGGAGAGCAGTAAAG acTCCCTTGTGTCTACAGACAATGAAGAAGCAGTGTCTGCAGCTGTGTCATTGGTTGTGGGTAGTTTAAGGCATGGGGTCGTGTCTCTGTGTGCCAGCGTTGCCCACATTCTTAGAGAAAACACAAA ACTTCAGCAGCGGTTAACTGATTTAGAAAAACATAGACTTAATTTGGAAAACAATATCAGTGGAACTGCCTCCGTCAATGGCAGCTGCTCAGTGCATTCCCAGTCCCCTAACTTACAAGAATCTCTGGTGACGCAGCGATGTGGGTCAGCCCCAGCAAGCTTCATCGCAAGTGGCCTTAAGTTTTTAAGAAGTGATTACCAAAGTAATGTAACAAGTGCTCAAGATGGTGGTTCAAGACACTGTGATGGAAATAGCGATTGTCGTGCAGTGCGTGAACCAGGGAAGGGAGAGTGTAGAACGTCAAGCATCAGTATGCCTGAAGCTCATTCTAGTCTAGTACCGAagttaattaataatgataaaaaaaccaGCTTTTCGCGTGGTTCAGTCCAGGCCTCTACCAGAAGTCTCAATATTTGCCAGAGTCTTCCTGCTTCAAGTTTTGTTAGACGGAAGTACAGCACTATTAGCTTACGTAGAGTTCGGCGAAGCACAACCAACAGACAA aaagcTTCTAGTATTTGCAGCACAAGCAGCATTTATAGCTACATGAGTTGCACCAACAGTGACGAGCATCGTAGAAGTAGTAACAACAGTTCCTGTATAATAACGGTAGCAGAAATTCACACTCCACCAGGCCAGCGTGTtgcagaaaataaag AAGGAGAGGCTGTAAAACTGCTGGCGCGAACACTGACCAGCGTTTTGCAGAGTGACGTTAATAACCAGGACGCATCTCGTAATGAGTCAGAAATGGATGAGGTTAATTGTCCATCGGCCTCAGgatttaataacagtaataag GAGTTAAGTTTACCTCATCCCCTTGCTGGCTGTGAGTGTGTCATCTGTTGTCATTTAACTGCAGATCCTACATGCCAATTATATGCTCTCACAACTGA AGGTGGTTCCCTGCTACCTCCAGGAAGCACCATTTTAGTCGAAGGAGAAAGAGTAGGAACAGTGTTGTACTTGGGTCATGAAAGATATGTCACTTTTAATCAAAGTGCAGTGTCCCCCATTGCTGTCGAGGCTTTGTTAGCTCATGCTGGATATATGCGACCTGTTGGCATAACTATGAAGTTATGGGCACCTG atcatGGGGAGATATTTGTTCCTTTGAGTGCTGTCATTTGTCAACTGGATGAAAACTTGGACCTCCCTCGAAAAGAGAGTTGGTCTAGTTTTGAGTATGAGTATGTCGATGAGGATAGTGATGAAGAATTGCATTCAGAACTTCAAAATAATGTATATAGCAAAGAGGGAATCTCTTCAGGATTGTGTGTTCAAAGTAATGAGCCCCTGGATATGTCTCCTAAAGTTAAAAACACTGTTAACAGGAACGAGGAGCTTCCTTATGACCACTATTTTAGCAGATCTCCAAGTGTCTCCTCATGCTGTTCAGTCATTTCTCATAGCTTAGGTGATTTGTCTGTGTATGGTTTGGAATGTGAGGATGTGGAGTTTGATAAGGAGTTAACCTGTTGCATTGATGATTCAACATCATCTGATTGTATTGACTCCACAGGTGATCTGGGCACAGAATGTATCCCAGGAAAGTTTACTGACGCCAAAGAAATTTTATCTTCTCAAGAAAGTATCTTGAACACAACTTTCACCAAAAAAGCTACTGACGAAGACTCAAATGAAATTCAAGGATTTCATGGCTCGCTTTATGACACTTGTGACTCTGCCATCAGTCTTTCCTTTACAAGAAGGCATCAGTATTCCGAAGACAATAGCGGACCTTCAAGTGTGACCGAGACAGGAAGGGAGTCTCCCCACTTTGGAGATACGTGGGACTCAGGCTGCTCTGTAGGAAGGAGCAGGTGCCGCAGTGGCTCCTCAGGGCATTGTTCCGATAGTGAAAGTGAAAATCATCGGCTAGGACACACTTTTGCCAGGAGTTTGGGAGATGCACTCAATATGGTGTTAGAAAAACATAATATCCAACGAAACTGGGATTTTGAAAATGATATGAATGGTGAAGGTAACACTAACATGAATGTGAACACTGATTTATCAAGGAACTGTGAGAAAAGTGAACGTGTTCAGGAATTGCAAGATTTTTCCTTAGATACATCATCTTTATCTTCACCCAAGTTGCAGATCAGAGAAAG TATTCCTGGCCAGTCAGAAGTATGA